TTGGCCTTGCCGTGGATGGCGGACAGCTGGGAGGAGGCGTGGGTGACGCAGTCGCGGGTGACGCCCTGCAGGAAGAAGTATTTGACGAAGCTCCAGATGCGCTTGGGGTTGTGGATGGGGAGGTGGGCGGTCGGGGCGAGGAAGcgctcctcgggctcgggcttgCGCTTGTACCGctggacgacgccgccgccggtggtgccGGTAGTgccgtcggtggcggcgagaggagccttcttgccgccgcgctcgacgtcctcgagggagagggggggcacCGAGGTCGGGCTGTCGGTGCTGGCGTtgtcgttgccgttgccgaggttcttggcctgctgcttctcgaggtcggcactgttgttgttgatgttgtcgtcgtcgttgttgttcttcttcttctcctcttccgcaGTCTCGTCGTGGGCGTCAGCGTAGTAGTCGATGACGAACTCGTTGCCCTTGGCCGGCATGTAGATGGGGGGGTTCTCCATGTACAGCATGGGGCCGAGGAAGATGTGGCGGAGGCGGATGCGCGGgtcctccttgacgaggcggcggtggacgtaggggacgaagaagacgtaGGCGAGCAGCagggcgccgaagaagacgccgaggacgatgccgcaggcggtgccggcgccgagctcctcgagggaGGGGGCGCCGGGGGCCTCGACGGTgatgaagagggcgaggacggcggcggtgaaggCGAGGTAGAAGGGGATGGCCTTCATGGCCTTCTCGAAGGAGTTCTTACGCTCGAGGACGGTGAACTTGAGGGAGGCGaagaggacggcgccgatgacggcggcgatgaggggaGCGATGGCCCAGGAGGCGGCGATCTGAGAGACGCTGCCGTCCTTCCAGGACCACGAGAcctgggcctgggcggcgatgccgacgccgacgagggcgccgacgatggtcTGGGTGGTGGAGACGGGGTAGCCCAtcttggtggcggcgagcagCCAGAAGGCGCTGGCGAACTCGGCGCAGCCCATGGCGAGGATCAGGGTGGACGGGGTCTGGCGGaagcggtcgaggtcgatgatgtcgttCTTGATGGTGCCGGTGACGCGGgcgccaaggacgacggcgccgaagaaCTCGGTGCACATGGACAGGAAGCCGACCTGGGGCATGGTCAGGGTGCGGGCGGCGACCGAGGTGGCGTACGAGTTGGCGACATCGTTGGCGCCGTTGCCAAAAGAGCTGCCGCAGAAGgcgatgctgatgatggctATGATCCAGTCATACTGCGTGAGGACGGCCATGACGGCTCGGTGGTCTTTTGTCCGACGTTTGTCGTTGACTCAGTTGACCTAGttgagaggaggaggaggaggaggaggaggaggaggaggaggaggaggaggaggaggtgaaAGAGAGATGGAGGAAGTGAGGAagtgaggaagaggagagtAATCAAGTAACACCAACAAGCCGCCG
The DNA window shown above is from Colletotrichum destructivum chromosome 2, complete sequence and carries:
- a CDS encoding Putative phosphate transporter; its protein translation is MAVLTQYDWIIAIISIAFCGSSFGNGANDVANSYATSVAARTLTMPQVGFLSMCTEFFGAVVLGARVTGTIKNDIIDLDRFRQTPSTLILAMGCAEFASAFWLLAATKMGYPVSTTQTIVGALVGVGIAAQAQVSWSWKDGSVSQIAASWAIAPLIAAVIGAVLFASLKFTVLERKNSFEKAMKAIPFYLAFTAAVLALFITVEAPGAPSLEELGAGTACGIVLGVFFGALLLAYVFFVPYVHRRLVKEDPRIRLRHIFLGPMLYMENPPIYMPAKGNEFVIDYYADAHDETAEEEKKKNNNDDDNINNNSADLEKQQAKNLGNGNDNASTDSPTSVPPLSLEDVERGGKKAPLAATDGTTGTTGGGVVQRYKRKPEPEERFLAPTAHLPIHNPKRIWSFVKYFFLQGVTRDCVTHASSQLSAIHGKAKRYDNRVEHLWTYAQVASAMMMSIAHGSNDVANAVGPWIAAYQVYMTGEIREDGESPIWILVAAGFLLGAGFWFMGHHIIKAMGNKITQLSPTRGFAMELGAAITVLLASRLGLPVSTTQCLTGAVIGVALMNFDIGAVNWRQVAFIFSGWLVTLPCAGLIGGLLTGFKSTTLHDTFVNMAWIWMLTNNFDVEWVEMDPLWKWIHIVEWVEWKPTLSNNGN